In the genome of Apodemus sylvaticus chromosome 2, mApoSyl1.1, whole genome shotgun sequence, one region contains:
- the LOC127677427 gene encoding olfactory receptor 2A1/2A42-like encodes MEENQTMVTEFILLGFCLGWRIHLILFILFSLCYIFTLLGNGFTLALICLEPRLHSPMYFFLSNLATVDIAYACNTVPQALVNLLDETKPISFAGCMMQTYLFLTFANTECVLLVVMSYDRYVAICHPLHYTVIMSWRVCSILAAVSWIVSFLLALVHLVLILKLPFCGPHEINHFFCEILSVLKLACADTTLNQVVIFAACVFALVGPLCFVIASYTRILVAILRIQSGEGRRKAFSTCSSHLCVVGLFFGSTIVMYMAPKSQHPEEQQKILFLFYSFFNPMLNPLIYSLRNSEVKGAFRRSLCNENHSQLV; translated from the coding sequence atggaagaaaatcagACAATGGTCACAGAATTCATTTTGCTGGGATTCTGTCTTGGTTGGAGGATTCATCTGATTCTTTTTatattgttctctctctgctaCATATTTACATTGTTGGGGAATGGGTTCACCCTTGCATTAATCTGCCTAGAGCCCAGGCTGCACTCTCCTATGTACTTCTTCCTGTCCAATCTGGCCACGGTTGACATTGCCTATGCCTGCAATACAGTACCACAAGCATTGGTAAACCTCTTGGATGAGACTAAGCCTATCTCTTTTGCTGGATGCATGATGCAGACTTATCTATTTTTGACATTTGCAAACACAGAATGTGTCCTCCTTGTGGTGATGTCCTATGATCGATATGTGGCCATCTGTCACCCCCTACACTACACTGTCATCATGAGCTGGAGAGTGTGTTCCATTCTGGCTGCTGTTTCCTGGATAGTTAGCTTTCTTCTGGCTCTGGTCCATTTAGTCCTCATCCTGAAGCTGCCTTTCTGTGGACCTCATGAAATCAATCACTTCTTCTGTGAAATCTTGTCTGTCCTCAAGCTGGCCTGTGCTGACACAACACTCAATCAAGTTGTTATCTTTGCAGCCTGTGTGTTTGCCTTAGTGGGGCCCCTATGCTTTGTAATAGCCTCCTACACTCGCATCCTGGTGGCCATACTGAGGATCCAGTCAGGGGAGGGCCGTAGAAAGGCCTTCTCTACCTGTTCCTCCCACCTCTGTGTGGTCGGGCTCTTCTTTGGCAGCACCATCGTCATGTACATGGCCcccaagtcccagcacccagaggaGCAGCAGAAGATCCTTTTCCTGTTTTACAGTTTTTTCAACCCCATGCTGAACCCCCtgatctacagcctgaggaattCTGAAGTCAAGGGCGCCTTCAGGAGGTCACTGTGTAATGAAAATCATTCCCAATTGGTGTGA
- the LOC127677428 gene encoding olfactory receptor 2A1/2A42-like: MEENQTMVTEFVLLGFCLGPRIHLVLFLLFSLFYTLTILGNGTILAIICLDSRLHTPMYFFLSHLAIVDMAYACNTVPQTLINLLDETRPITFAGCMTQTYLFLTFAITECLLLVVMSYDRYVAICHPLHYTVIMSWRVCTILAAVSWIISFLLSLVHLALILRLPFCGPHEINHFFCEILSVLKLACADTTLNQVVIFAACVFTLVGPLCFVLVSYTRILVTILRIQSGEGRRKAFSTCSSHLCVVGLFFGSAIVMYMAPKSQHPEEQQKILFLFYSFFNPLLNPLIYSLRNAEVKGALRRVLGNESHPCLVWCSHHKPW, from the coding sequence ATGGAGGAAAATCAGACCATGGTCACAGAGTTCGTCCTGCTGGGATTCTGTCTTGGCCCGAGGATTCACCTAgttctttttctacttttctctctcttctatactttGACCATACTGGGGAATGGGACTATCCTTGCAATAATCTGCCTGGACTCCAGACTCcacactcccatgtacttcttcctgtcCCACCTGGCCATTGTCGATATGGCCTATGCCTGCAACACAGTGCCGCAGACACTCATAAACCTCTTGGATGAGACCAGGCCCATCACCTTTGCTGGATGTATGACACAGACTTATCTATTTTTGACATTTGCTATCACCGAATGTCTTCTCCTTGTGGTGATGTCCTACGATCGATATGTTGCCATCTGCCACCCTCTACACTACACTGTCATCATGAGCTGGAGAGTGTGTACCATCCTGGCTGCTGTTTCCTGGATAAttagctttctcctttccctggtCCATTTAGCTCTCATCCTAAGGCTGCCCTTCTGTGGACCTCATGAAATCAATCACTTCTTCTGTGAAATCCTGTCCGTCCTCAAGCTGGCCTGTGCTGACACAACACTCAATCAAGTCGTCATCTTTGCAGCCTGTGTGTTCACTCTAGTGGGGCCTCTGTGTTTTGTTCTAGTCTCCTATACACGTATCCTGGTGACTATCCTGAGGATCCAGTCAGGGGAGGGCCGCAGAAAGGCCTTCTCTACCTGTTCCTCCCACCTCTGTGTGGTAGGGCTCTTCTTTGGCAGCGCCATCGTCATGTACATGGCccccaaatcccagcacccagaggagCAGCAGAAGATCCTTTTCCTGTTTTACAGTTTTTTCAACCCCTTGCTAAATCCCCtgatctacagcctgaggaatgCTGAGGTCAAGGGCGCCCTCAGGAGGGTACTGGGCAATGAAAGCCATccctgtttggtgtggtgttcaCACCACAAGCCTTGGTAG